One Thalassospira marina DNA window includes the following coding sequences:
- the cobT gene encoding nicotinate-nucleotide--dimethylbenzimidazole phosphoribosyltransferase → MFDPKHPPQNLDDIRALMADLPAADEAARDAVIAREPQLTKPEGSLGRLEEISLWLASWQGNARPRANRPRVTIFAGSHGVCEQGVSAFPASVNQQMVENFINGGAAINQICKAVDAELRVMEVALEIPTNDFSREAAMLDEDCAEAMAFGMSAVETGLDVFVPGEMGIGNTTAAAAISHALFGGAPEDWTGRGTGIDDSTLARKTHVVGDAVILHRNQMRDGLEVLRCVGGREIAAMAGAILAARLQRVPVVLDGYVSCAAAAVLYNIRQDALDHCLVGHLSVEPGHRNLVEKLGKKPLLEFNMRLGEGSGAALTLPLLRAAADCHNGMATFETAHVSNRDEN, encoded by the coding sequence ATGTTCGATCCCAAACACCCGCCGCAAAATCTGGACGATATCCGTGCCCTGATGGCCGACCTGCCCGCCGCCGACGAGGCCGCGCGCGACGCCGTTATCGCCCGGGAACCCCAATTGACCAAACCGGAAGGGTCGCTGGGCCGGCTTGAGGAAATCAGCCTGTGGCTGGCAAGCTGGCAGGGTAATGCCCGGCCACGCGCCAACCGCCCGCGCGTAACCATTTTTGCGGGCAGCCACGGTGTTTGCGAACAGGGCGTTTCGGCCTTCCCCGCCAGTGTGAACCAGCAAATGGTGGAAAATTTCATTAATGGCGGTGCCGCCATCAACCAGATTTGCAAGGCCGTTGACGCCGAATTGCGGGTGATGGAAGTTGCCCTTGAAATTCCCACCAATGATTTCAGCCGCGAAGCCGCCATGCTGGATGAAGACTGCGCCGAAGCCATGGCCTTTGGCATGAGCGCGGTTGAAACCGGACTGGATGTTTTTGTGCCCGGTGAAATGGGCATTGGCAATACCACGGCTGCGGCGGCCATTTCCCACGCCCTGTTTGGTGGCGCCCCGGAAGACTGGACCGGCCGTGGAACCGGCATTGATGACAGCACCCTTGCGCGCAAAACCCACGTGGTAGGTGATGCAGTGATTTTACATCGCAACCAGATGCGCGACGGGCTGGAAGTGCTGCGCTGTGTTGGCGGGCGTGAAATTGCCGCCATGGCCGGTGCCATCCTTGCGGCACGCCTGCAGCGCGTGCCGGTCGTGCTGGATGGTTATGTTTCCTGTGCGGCGGCTGCCGTGCTTTACAATATCCGCCAGGATGCGCTTGATCATTGCCTGGTCGGCCATTTGTCAGTTGAACCGGGCCATCGCAACCTGGTGGAAAAACTGGGTAAAAAGCCACTTCTGGAATTCAATATGCGCCTTGGCGAAGGGTCTGGTGCTGCCTTGACGCTGCCTTTGCTGCGCGCCGCGGCTGATTGTCATAACGGTATGGCAACGTTTGAAACAGCCCATGTCAGCAATCGCGACGAAAACTGA
- a CDS encoding histidine phosphatase family protein, with protein sequence MSSFAITRWWLIRHAPVENPAGVIYGATDLKAVFHNRPALEFLAATLPRNPVYITSTLSRSIDTLNQVQDLRGSKQSGEDTARAADDPIQVPELGEQNFGDWEGLRWADIPTDQARQFWDDYANAIPPNGESFNQLAERAVKAFGRLNQNHVGCDIVAVLHGGTIRAILAQVLGLKPSAALSFDISPLGLTRIDYLDAPENPGWRIGGVNLQLCQD encoded by the coding sequence ATGAGCAGCTTTGCCATTACCCGCTGGTGGTTGATCCGCCATGCCCCGGTGGAAAACCCGGCAGGTGTGATTTATGGCGCGACCGACCTTAAGGCGGTTTTTCATAACCGCCCCGCACTGGAATTTTTGGCCGCAACTCTGCCCCGTAACCCGGTTTATATCACCAGCACGCTTTCCAGAAGCATCGATACCCTAAATCAGGTGCAGGATTTGCGTGGTTCAAAACAATCCGGCGAAGATACGGCGCGGGCAGCTGATGACCCAATTCAGGTGCCCGAATTGGGTGAACAGAATTTCGGTGACTGGGAAGGGCTTCGATGGGCGGATATCCCGACAGATCAAGCCCGCCAGTTTTGGGATGATTATGCCAATGCCATCCCGCCAAATGGTGAAAGTTTTAACCAGTTGGCAGAGCGGGCGGTAAAGGCCTTTGGCAGGCTTAACCAGAACCATGTGGGATGCGATATTGTGGCTGTTTTACATGGCGGGACAATACGCGCCATTCTTGCCCAAGTTCTGGGGCTTAAACCGTCGGCTGCCTTGTCGTTTGATATTTCCCCGCTGGGACTGACGCGCATTGATTACCTTGATGCGCCGGAAAACCCCGGTTGGCGGATTGGCGGGGTGAATTTGCAGCTTTGCCAGGATTAA
- the cobS gene encoding adenosylcobinamide-GDP ribazoletransferase, whose protein sequence is MSPDQPLSPHSARDGKKASAKATPSPADRADAQEGDVGDASGVDHDLGGDEPAERPVNTGAAGHDANGPAEWIVADFGRALMLLSRIPWPARLDFQSGLIARSVWCWPLVGVFLAGIAVLPAQALLWLTGNAGLAAVFALLAMVGLTGALHEDGLADCGDGFGGGATRERKLEIMRDSRIGSYGVVALILAFAARFFVLEQAIEQGVFMMVMIVTAMFSRLAMPAMMAILPPARPDGLGRGAGRPGLVPLMVALLFTVIITMLVAGPVLMLGALLAMGLACGVVGLVAYWQIGGQSGDVLGCSQIVAEIFVAISLLSLLAKGLV, encoded by the coding sequence GTGTCCCCAGATCAGCCCCTATCCCCCCATTCTGCCCGCGATGGCAAAAAAGCCAGCGCGAAGGCAACACCATCCCCTGCTGATCGCGCAGATGCACAGGAAGGTGACGTTGGGGACGCGTCGGGGGTTGATCATGATCTGGGGGGCGATGAACCGGCGGAAAGGCCTGTGAATACGGGTGCTGCCGGGCATGATGCAAATGGGCCTGCTGAATGGATTGTCGCCGATTTTGGCCGTGCCCTGATGTTGCTTTCGCGTATTCCCTGGCCCGCCCGGCTTGATTTTCAATCTGGCCTTATTGCCCGGTCTGTCTGGTGTTGGCCGCTGGTTGGGGTGTTTTTGGCCGGTATTGCGGTTTTACCGGCACAGGCCCTGTTGTGGTTAACCGGCAATGCCGGGCTGGCGGCGGTTTTTGCCTTGCTGGCAATGGTCGGCCTGACCGGTGCCCTGCATGAAGATGGCCTTGCCGATTGCGGGGATGGTTTTGGTGGCGGGGCCACGCGCGAACGCAAACTTGAAATCATGCGTGACAGCCGGATTGGCAGTTACGGCGTTGTTGCCCTGATCCTTGCCTTTGCCGCGCGGTTTTTTGTGCTGGAACAGGCGATTGAACAGGGTGTGTTCATGATGGTCATGATCGTTACTGCCATGTTTTCGCGCCTTGCCATGCCCGCCATGATGGCCATCTTGCCCCCTGCCCGGCCCGATGGTTTGGGGCGTGGTGCGGGGCGGCCCGGCCTTGTGCCCTTGATGGTGGCATTATTGTTTACTGTTATCATCACCATGCTGGTGGCAGGCCCGGTTTTGATGCTGGGCGCATTGCTCGCCATGGGGTTGGCCTGCGGGGTGGTTGGGCTGGTTGCATATTGGCAAATTGGCGGGCAAAGTGGCGATGTTCTGGGGTGTAGCCAGATCGTGGCTGAAATTTTCGTTGCGATATCGTTATTGTCATTGCTGGCAAAGGGCCTGGTATGA